CATGAGTCGTGTTCTGGTTTCGTTTGTAAacggcagagacacaagaaacaGATCCCTGAAACTCAGAGAGGCGCCTCGAAACGCGAACAACCCAAATAAACAAAGTACGCAGACGCCCCTCAAATCGGAGACGGgaccgagaagagaaaaaagaaatcTGCTACCTAAAGATTCGTTCTGGAACCCACGAGGAGCGAACACGTTGTTCGACCGGAAACAGACAATGAGAAAACCGGAGAAAAAACATTTCATGAACCCATTTacttcttcggcgtctctctaGGGCTCGAGCCTATCGCGTGTGACTCTACAGCCGAGACGACATTCGAGGCCAGCAATTCCTCCAGAATCGACTGCTCCCTCTTGAAGACTCCTCGGAAGGCCTCTGTTCTAAGCAGAGGAACTTCTAGCACCTTCATGACGATATTgtggcgtttctctcgcacACCCCCAtgcctttctccctcttctcctgtcggtgtgtccttctcgttctcttttaCCTTGTCCTCGAGGCTTGTTCCCGGTCCCCCGTCCTTCGTGGCGCTTACGCCCTCGATGTCTCCGGCCACTGGCCGcacctcgccttcgccggcGGGTTCCCTCAACAAAGGGATTGTCGAGGCATTTggtggaaaagaagaagagagagaaggagaatgaagaggagatgaagaagagggagacttagcggaagaagcagaggcttGCGTTGCATCTTCTTGGTTTCCGTTGTCCGTTGCGGCTCCTTTGAGGGAGTCCTTGAGCGCAGCGAAGTCGACAGAGACTCCCCTCTCCCACAGGAGGTTCACCAGTTCCAtattttttccttcttctctcgttaGAAGAACAAGGACGCGAACTTTCTCATTTGAGCGCTGGAACTGATCTTTGTCCCTGGATCCTCTGTTCCCGTGTCccgcatctctctctccttcgctgccgcaTCTTGCACTCTCCTCGCAGCAGaccttccttcgcttcttcttctcttcttccacgtgATTCTCGATCGCCCGAAACAGCGTTTCCGTCCATCCAGCGAGACCAGGCTGTGCGGCCGCAACGACCTTCGCGAATCCTAGGGCCAGATGGACGAGAAAGGCatcgagggaagaagactgcTCTCAGTGAATCTGCTTTCACCCAACGGTTTGCATAgatatgtacacatatacaaGTGAAGGCACACGTAGTCAGCCGATGATGGGAAAAGGCAATCACGCGTGTCCAAGCAAACACGAatgagacagaggagaacagcagaaagacaagaagacgcaggaacATATTTCCAAGTAAAACCGAGTGGGACACGCGAGGAAAGGGACTTCTACGCGTGTCCAAGTAGGCGCGAATCACACAAATCGTGGACTAAAACCTGGTAGTAAAAAACGGCCCCGTGCACCTGCTCACTTCTGTTGCTTCAATAAATACGTCACGTGTTTCCAATTGTATCAAACTGTGGGAGTATGTAACTCAGCACCAAGGCGAAGCGCAACTGACTCGGAACTGGGGGACCTTGCTCTCCAGAGAATCTCCCCCACACTTGAAAAAGGGCTCCGAAAGAAGCTGCGAAAAACCGAACGgattttccttctctcccgtccaTCGCCTTACCTGCGTGGCGAGCGGCGGCGGCAGTCGTGGGGCCGATCGCGAGAGCCAcgagtttctgtgtttcttttctccgcctcttctctgcttcgcgtcCCTCCATCACGCTGTTCCTGCACTCTTCAAGCAGGCGCATTAAGTCAGCTTCTGTCGACAGCAAGTGGCTGGCTGCCTTACGAGGCTGACCCGATCCCTCACGggccgaaggcgagagcTCGAGAGGCGCCTGTGAGCAAGTGGGAGACgccggagaagcagcggcagaggaagaagacgaacgagaagaggactTCTTCCTGGGGAGAGAGTCCACGACGATTTGCTTGGCCCCGGCGTGGATGGCCGTGtaagaaggaagaacaggagcgTCGAGAGTCGAGTGCTCTAGAGGAAGCCCGTTTGCAACCCAGCTCCAGACTGCTGAAGGACTCGCTAGCATGACAAAGGCTACAGTTACTTTTGCGTCTTGtccgtcctctcctttctcctccccctCTTGAGTCTGCGCTTCTATCCCATCCCGACCGCCTTCTAAGAGCTGCCGTTGCCCCGCCCCTTCTGTCTTcccgctctctgtctcggaggcttgtgctttttcttctttcctcgtctcgacAGTCGCGCGCGCGGCCGCCGTGCGTGGTGTATCTGCAGGTTCCGCGCTCTTTTCACGTTTCAACAAAGCCTCCCTGAGAGTCGCAAGTAacgcctgcctctcttccaGTGCCAGCATCCTCTGCGTGGTGGTGTAAATGTTCAAGCGCTGAAGGCGGAAGAGCGGCAGCGAAGTCCACGAAGCGGTTTcacttctcgcttccttttcacgCGCTTCTGTGCCTCCGAAAACGTCATTCACTGCTCTGGCTGCAGTCTGGCCTTCCTTCCCATGTTCGGGCGCATCGCGTGTTTTGGGGTGTATCTCCTCTGGTGtgcgagacgaaaaagccACGTCGTTGTGGTCTGACAACGACACGCGCGTTCGAGACGACACACTCGGAAGTACGGTTCCATGGAAAGACGCTTTTTGCACATCGCCACATGAGCTCTTGTTggggtgtatatacaccgaATCTCCGGGGCTGTCGCCGGAGCTTGGTTGGTCACAGGACCGCGGAGCTGAAGAAACGGACACGTTTTGCGCGCCGAAAAGCTGTACGACTTCCCTCAGCTTCCGCTCCTCAAAAGTGGTTGCGAGGTCCTCGGATGCTAAAGCCGAAGTCGGCCAAACCACGCGCGTTTGCAGCCAGCATGGACAGCAAACGACCGAACGGCGCAGGCCGGGAAGCTCCACTGACACCGCAACGCGCTGAGCTCGGGTGTAGTTACACCAGGGATCAACATGGCCCACATCTTCCAACGGGTCAGTGTGTTGTTCAGGCGCGTGAATACACCTCTCGTTGAAAGCGTCAGGGCTGAAACCACCGCGATAGTCGTTGTCGCTTGTCAAACACAGCAAGGAAAGAATTgggggacgaggaggcaaGTCGGCTGCGAGCCGGGCCGCTGTAGCTACCGAAGGCATccagggcgagaagagactttGGATTTCACGCGAAGCGCTTTGTGTCTCATCTGAAACGTTCTGAAAATTGCAATCGAGTTCCCTGCCCTCTCTCCGCCTAGAATCATTCGTCGACCTTTCGCTTGTggccgtttcttctgcattCAAGTCCAGTTTATGTCCCCGGAATCCATGGCGCTGGCTGGCAGTCCCCGATACACGGTCGTCCCCCTCCACGTTCtggcttgtctcttcttcgctttccctGGCGTTGTTCTTCCCTTCTAGTGGTCCTCGCCTCGCTTCGTTCGTTGCTGTGTCATCAGCCTTGCCTCGATGGCAACACAACCTCTtaaaaactgcatgcagtgcctCCTCAGCAGCGTGGCGAGTGCCGTCTCCGACACATACGATGGACTGGCGGGGCACGCTGTCTAGACACCGGAACAGAtgaggaggagaaacagaggccgCGGAACATGAGGAAGACTCGcaagacggaggagaatgAGACGGATAAGAGGGCGGTGTAAGAGATGTAGACGAAGAAGTAGAAGAGCACGATTGAGATGCGAtgggaaggaggagacaagtCAGCATGCGTTCCCAACAACGAGCAAACACGCGCGCCGACTCGGGCGACGTCAGGCACAGATAATCaaacgaaaagaaggcgGCAGGACGAGACGCCGAGCGGGGCCATGCCGGACACAATGCAGTGAGGAGAGGCGGAGCCgagactgaagaagaggagagagaacaggacgCTGAAGCGGCTGACTCCGGAGGCGAGACACTGGGAGACGAATAGAGCGACgatggaaacgaagaacgaTGAGAGGCTGACGGCTGGGCTGACGAGAatcgaaaagagaaacgcataCGGACAGGCACAGGGACAGCGTGGGCGGGCACGTAGGAGGGCGAGAGAAGTGGCTTCTCCCACCCGTGGAAGCGAGAGTGCCGGAGACTGCTTGTCCACGCAGGCGCAGGAAAGAGATGCAGACGTGGACGAGGATGTAGAGGGAACGCGCATCGGTCGAAACAGGAGGCGAATGAAAGAAATGCTgaaagcgacggagaggcgaaagagagagaagcacttGAGGGGGCAGTGAAGTGACAGCGCGAACGAAGGGGACcggacagagaggcagctgAGGGcacgagaggaggaggaagatgaggagcaatcgaagaaggaaacaatGTCTTTGAcgtcttttctttgtttAAGAAGAGAACCGGCCTGCCTGAAAAACCGACCTGCCCCTGGCTGAGGTGTGCGGGCGACGGAAAAAAGGCGTCGACGGAGAGGGTACTCGCGCGGACAGAGAAGATACCAGCATGGGGTGCGATGAAGgccggaaaagaaaagagaagaagagcaaacgAAGCAtacgcggagacagctcgGCTTCTACGAGGCAAGAGCGAACTAGAGCAGAtgaaggaaaaaaagcagaggactctgtcgacgagaaagaggggaaggagagggcaAGCGGCCATGTCGGAAGAGTTGATTTCTgtgaaaaggagagaccTTTGTGCACAGGAAACGCCTCAGGAGGTGGAAAAGAACACAGGTGAGAGGGAAAAGGgtgaaaggagaaggacaaaGGAAAgggggaggcgaggaagcgggCATCACGATTTTAGAGCAGTTGACAAAGATTGACAAACCTAGCACTTACTAACTAGCTTGAATCATGAGTTAAACGCCGTGACATAGCACAGAAGTTGCGGACAAGCGGCGAAAACAGTACAAAGTGAGAGAATGAGGACGAACAGGCGATCTTACGACCAAGTGGGGACTTCTTGAGACCACGCGAGCAGGGAATGTccagcagagaaggcgcggcGAAAAGAgtgaaagacagaaagaagacaagacgacTGAAGGAGACGGACTTTGGATAAGATGAGGACCAAGAAATGCCTGCTCACAGGCCAAGTCGGATGTCGGTCGCTTGCGGAATACCGTGACCAACAGTGCCGGAGAAAGTCGAAAAACGGTTGCCAAGCCAGCCAGAGTGAGATACAGCGAAGTGTGACAAGCAGCCAACGCCGACAGTGGAAGAAAaccagagaaaaggcgacgacgAGTCAACATGATCTACATGCAGCAGAAGGGAAACTTGTTTTTCCACAGGACACTCCATACACCGCATGTGAGtacggagaaaacgaggcgcCGCCGCTTCCTGGGGGGttggaagagacaggagacacgaaCACACTAGCGAAGCGAGAATcgcgagaaaccgagaatCTGCTGCTTTGGCAAGAGAAGAATTTTCTGGAAAAGAAtggcgagaaaagcgactcATGGCAACAGTCAATggcgagacgagacagggaagacaGACACTTGAGAGCTGTACGGCGGCAATATCTCCGGCGTCGATACACCAGGGAGACGCGCTTTTctttgcatgtgcatgcgctaGAAGCTTTCGGAAGAACTCAGATATTTTTTTCGTATTTTTCCGTTTATTCGCAATGtacgtttttttctctcagtcTCCCGCCTTTTTCCCGGCGAAAGACGTCGGCATTTGCAATTTAAAGACCACTGCCGCAGGCGGGCCACAACGAAttccttgttttttttgGACGTTCAGAAAAATGAATAAAGAATCAACAGAGGTACTCACagtcgtttctcctcttcccacCTCTTCCTAGAAGTCATCCGCATCTGCATTCTGAGCGTCTTTTAAGGACCGTTTCTTTCCCTCGTTTATCCGCTGagcaagaagcagcgacTGGAGCCCCTTCGTGGCTAGAAGAGGCCGAGAGGCCTGgggcagaagaaacgcgtctgTTCTTCGCTCACGAATCTCTGAACGAGTCCGAAATGACAGCCACATGAAGACGCCGACACAAGAACGAAAAGGCCCCACCGTGTCTGGACACCCGTGAGATCCGCACAACCCAAAAACTTGACAAACTACGAAAGAACAGCAGGCGAGATTCTCCAGGGTTTCGAGTTGGGGCTTGAGGGCACACGCGGCGAAACGGAGGTCGTGCCTTTCCGTTCCCGGAGCTGGCAACTGTTTTCGAAAAGTCTGTCAATGCACAACATATGCCAGCTTAACCGAATGTGTTGCGGAATCAACCACCCCCCacgagcagagagactgcCGTTCACAAATTTCACCACCAGGCGTCTGTGGGAGTCAGGTGCGTCCTCAATTGAGGTCGCTCGCTCCTGATGAAGCGAACAGGTGCATCGGCAACGCCTTCACgtgttttctcgtctcttctcccttgtcctcttcctcttctttctctcccttgtctttcctgtcttctccctcctctcctcgcttcttctcttcttctgcttcctctcctctaTCACTTCCTCGTGCTCCTCGCCAGTCTCTGTGGCCCCCCATGGAGGTCGACGCGCCCCAGGCTTTTCGTTCCGCGACTTCTACAGGTCTGGGCCCCGTTGCGTCCTCCGCCTGGTCGGCTGTTTCGCTTGAGAGTGACTcccagagagcgaagcaagGGACCGAGGAGGGCGCGCTGCTGagcctctctgccttctctcgcctggTGGGAATCTCTCAGTTCGTCGCCTCCCATGTGCCCTCCAAACGCGGTTtcgaagagacgcaggccTCGGGATCGCCGACCAGCGCCGCAGGCGATGTGCAGCCCGAGAAACAAAGCCCCAACGAAGGCTCAGACAGGGACGCCTGCGCCGATCACGGCGGATTCTGGGGGTCGGTGAAGACTCTTTTCGAGGACTTTCAGGTGTACGAACACTCAGAGTTCGACTGCGCATGTCTGCGTAATCAGCGTGCGTGCTCTCGTTGCGTGCCCTCTATCCAGAAAGCGGAAGCTTCTCATTCTCCcttgtcgttttcttcggcttctctctcttccccgtctgcctctctggtGGCCTCAGACGTTTCTCAGAAAGGCGCACGCCGTGgcgaaacaggaaacaaCTCCAAGCCACCTGCGAAGGACGAAGGAGGGCCCCGACTTGGACAGCCCTGCGCCTTCGGCTGTTGGTGTCGGGCCTTTGGAGACTCTTCAGAGGCGGCGCCACTTCGTCTGCCGCTTTTGGTGGACTCCGGAcagctgaggagacagagggaagcagagcagCTTGCTGAGGCGGGGGGCTTGCacgtttcgccttcctttcgtctctggcGGTGTCGACGCCGAAGTGAAGCCGCAGAGGCACTCGACGGTGTAAGGGAGGCgggcagagaagcagagtggGAAGACCGGGGGgaccagagagaagagggaagggaagaagcaaatgaGGATGAAGACAACAGATCACAGAGTCGGGAATTGAAGGATAACGATGCcaagaggcgaggaaaccGGCCGTGCGTTTCCGAGTTCGAGACGCAAAATATCGAGGCCTTTGTGCGCGGTGTCGCCTGGTGCGCTGAGGTGTACAGGCAATACGTGATCGGTTCACCACGGGATCCAGAAGCGAGCGGTGCTGGGGTTtccgagagaagcgccgaTTTACTTCACGGACTAAATGAAGAAAAGGACTCGTGGCTGCAGCAAGCGCGGAGAACAGCGGCCTCAGCCGAGGAAACCCTGTTCACTGTTTCTTCAACTCTGGCGCCGGGGATCTCGTCCACGTTTTCATCTCTCCCGCAAGCTAAGAATGGGCAGCAAAACATTCCTTACAGCGACCCGTCAAAGGCGCCCTGCTTGTGGCTCCTAGGTGACCTCGCGGGTGTCTTGACAGCGCACTGGAGAAACGAGTTATCCGGCGTTTCCTCCCAGTCAGtacctctctcctcttccgcatctccctcggcttctccttcactGGTTGAAGTCCAGAAGGAACTGCGGGGtgccttgcatgcgtttgttcGCGAGCGTCTGCCCTTCATGGTTTCAGAGTCAACGACGCTCGTCCCCGCGAAGGCAGGAGCTAACGGAGGGGACAGCGCTGGAGGCGAGCTAAGGGGGCGAGGCCTGaagcgcgggagagacagcaatCCTCTCGACGACGACTGCGAAGACCAGGGCCAGtcaggggagagagacgtggaaggagaagagaaaagaacgggGATTCAAGATGAGGGGCAGAAGGCGCGGGATCAGGACAGACAGGAAAACAACGAGGAGGAACTGAGAGTACTACAGGGCCTGGAAGCCTCAAATCTGTCACGCCGGATTGCTTTCCTCGCTCGAGCTATTGCTTCCAGAGACGGCAGGGCTGGATTCTCAAAATCAGAACATCGACaagaaaatggagaaggATGCGTCCAGAATGGAGGAGGGCAAAACAAAGGCGGAGACGGAAACAAAGGgtcacagaaaaaaggggGGTCTGTGTGTCGACCGACTTCGAATGGATTGTACGAGTCAGATTTCGCGTCGACTCGCTTCCCTTTCATCTCGATCGCAGCATGCTGGGCCCAACAGCGAGGACAGATTCTTCGATTGAAGAAAGAAGTTGAAGAGAATGTGCAGCGGGGAAACTTAGAAGGCAACGGAGGGGGAGTGAATGAACTCGAattgaaagagagaagaagaaactggatCTCCTTGCTCGAGACAGCTGCGAAAAAACCTCCGTGCGTGGTCCTGAAACTGACCCTCAAGCCCCATTGtcgccgtttcctcttccctccaGTTCActtcaggtgtacagacaccgcaaGCGGAGATGCGGACCCGTCTGGAAGGAGCGGAGGCGCAGAGCGGAACGGAAGCCAGCGAGGAGGGGTGGGAGGGAAACCAGAAGTCTCCGTTCAAACCGGCGTttctcgagaagagagaagaaggggcCGAGAGGACATAGAAGAGCTTCTCTTCCGCGGTCCGCGTGCGCAGCAGTCTGGTtcggaaaaagaagaatTTGACGAAAAACAAACGGAACTGCTTGCTCGCCTCGCTTCCCACCCCGCCCTTCTGGACATCCTATTCGACACTTGCCGAGCGTCCGAGGGAACATGCAATTACGCAGCGTCGGGCGGGCCTCAGGGCGGGCGGTGGCCAGCCGACCTCGGGGTGTATCTACACTTCATTCTCTTGAAAGTAAATCGTGATACATCCAATGCGCTCCACATGATCGGAAGGGGACTGCGTCGACACTGTCAAAGATCCCTCGCCGTCGCTGGCACCAAGGACAAACGCGGGATCACCGTCCAAAGGTGCTCCGTTCACAAAGTAAGTTGCAAATGCCCTGAGCTTCGTTCGGTATGGGGCCCCGTCCAGTTGATCCACTCACCCATATATCTGGACATCTACcgatacatatatgtatatatttgtgtgtcgTTTTGTGTGTTTGTCCACAGCCGTTTCAGCTTTGCACTAAGCAGGAGCatccctatatatatatatatactcgTGAGTGTCGGTGTGTGTGTCATAAACCTGTTTTCAGCGGCTGCCCACAGACGCTTTTTCAGTGGTGAACTAGAAATGAAGCGCAGCGGTGGACACGCTGGACACTTAGTCCACTAAAACCTTTACAGTTATTTCCTCAGACCTACACCCATATTTTCatatgttcatatatatatatatatatcgattCATTACATCTGAAGGGGTAACTTGGTCGCGAGGAACTGGACCCCTTCAGATGCATActcgaaaagagagagcaaaAGTTCCATTCTAATTTGTGCGTGATAAAACTAAGACGGCGAACGCAGTCTTGTGTCTGATGGACAACCGAAGCGCGTGGCTTCGTTGCTTTTTCAGGTCCTGGCGCCTGCCCTGTTGAACGCATGCTACCTAGACCATCCGTCCTGGGATTCTAACGTGCACATTGCCCCGCTGGGCCACTTTTCTCGACCTCAACGACTTGGTGCCCTTCTTGGAAACTCCTTCCAAGTTGTTCTCCGAAATGCTCGTCTTCCACTCTCAGCAACTggtgcttctctcccttcttctctttcttcttcttttgacGGAGAGGTTCCTCCAGGGTTTGTGCCGGTGGCGCTGTGCGACCAGTCCGTGCAGGTCTTGGCGAGCCGAGTGTCTGCGGGTGTGGCGACAATTTCCTCTCGGGGCTTTCTGAACTATTTCGGTCTCCAGCGCTTCggcacgcatgcagtcagGACGTTCGAGGTCGGCGCAGCTCTGCTGCAGGGCGACTGGAAGGAGGCGGTCGCTCGAATTCTcggaaaaaaacacaagTCGCCCGCAAGGTGGCGGCCATCTTCGTCTGCGAGTGTTCAGACAGGTCCCGCATGCAGCATGGAGAAGAGTGCCACAGTGGCTTTGGACGCGTGGGACGAGTTGGGGgcagagctgcagaaagcggctgctggaagaaaaacggatgGAGGGACACAGGGGGAAGCGAGTGACGAGTTAGAATCtcagacgacgagagaggaactattagagaaaggcgcatgcatggaGGATAAGCTGTCGGGAGACTGCCCAGGCGAGGGGGACGGGCGTCACGACATAGGAAAAGGTGAAGAGCAAAGGGATAAGGGCAGCGACTCTGAACCGTCCCTGTGGGACATCTTGCAAAAGACGGGAGACCCGCGGGTCGCTCTCGGGCGCCTCGCGAGGCATCAGCATATCGAGAAAACgcttctgtcgtctctgttgATGTCACGGCGAAAAGGGGAGAGTGAGGCAACGGGGGAAACGGGCAGCAAGTGGTGGGGAGGGGAGATGCGAGAACGTAACAGGAAACGGGCCATGTCAGggcgagacagacaccgTCGAGAATGCGCCGCCCTGGGAACGGCGGCTCGGGCACAGGCTGACGGCATTTGCGCAGAGGGCAGCGAAATGCAGGTACAGGGAGAAGACCCGGGAAGGGACAAAGGCCATGCAGGTGACGTCGCATCGAATGAACAAAAGGAAGTTGTGTCAAATGCGGTCTCGGCAACCGAAGGACAAGTACAAAGAAACGATGAATGCAAACGTGGAAACTGGGTGGACTTTGAAGTGAAAGACTACTTTCGTGCTCTGCAGGGTATCCCGGCGGACTCGCTCCAGCTGTATGTACATTCGGCACAGAGCGTCCTCTTCAATCACGCATGCACTTGGCGGTGGAAGGCTCTCGGCGGCAAAGTGTGCGTAGGTGACGTCGTTCGCGTCCGCGCGAGAGGCGACCATCGTTCCACGTTGTCGACCTCCGGCTCGACCTCTGCCGATTCGTCAAAGCGACGCGAAGCTCGACAAGTAGGGAGGATAACCGAGCTTGACGGTACAGACGACAGATTCCTTTTCGATGAGGGACAGGGCGACGGtagcgaggacgaagaggaaccCGATGGACAGACAGTCAAAGTCATTGAGACAGAGGCTGAAGCTGAGCAAGCCTCGATCTACGATTTGGTCTTGCCTCTCCCGGGCGCAGACATTGTGTACCCGTCCCATATGACAGCGGTCTACAGACAGCTAGCAAGCGATCTTCTGGGACTATCTCTCGACGCCTTCACACCGCCGAAAGACAGCCTGTGCTTGGAAGCGAGTGGAGGTTCTTCAGACATATTCGAGGGCGACCTCATGCGCGCtgggagaggaggcagaaaaggagacagaaaaggagacagaagtgGCAGACAGCGAGGGCGCGGGCGTGGGCGTGGCAGAGACGGGCGCTGTGACATGCGCGGCTACGGGGCGGAATCTGCGTGTGGAAATGAAGACGACTGCAAGGTCCGGACAACCCCCGCAGTGCTTTCGCCGGCTGCCGGGCTTTCGATTTTAGGCGTAAAGTACAAAGGAAGTTACAGATCTCTGCTGGAACGTGCCAGAGACTGCCAATGGCAACTGCTTCAGatcagcgaagaagcggtACGAACCCCTACTTCTTTGCTACTCTCGGATGTCGAcctgcttctgcagaagcagccaCGCGAGTCCCCGTACTCTCGGTCAGCCGATAAAGCTGCGACAGGTCCAAAcccgggaagaagaagcgaatgTACCGGACGCGAAGTTGTCGGTGAGGTCGAAatgacagaaaacgaaacgcacGAAAAGGATCAAGCGAAGGAAAGCGGATGCACGAAGAGTATGGACAGCCGGTCCTATGCGGAACAAGATTTCCGAGTTTCTTGGGATGAACCTCTCGACAGCACGCTGgtcaggtgtatgtacaccagAGATGAGCAGCTTCAAATGATGGAACAAGGGGAGAAGGTGCAGGGTCAAATCGACGGGTTTGGGTCGCGAATAGAAAGAAATCGGATTGTAGTTAGGGACGGAAAAAGCAATTTTTGCCTTCTTTTGAGACTGCGACTGCCTCCCGGCACATATTTCACCATGGCACTTCGTGAACTCATGAGAACGAATGCCCCTGATGATGACGAGCTAGCCCATGCTGCCGCTCGggccttcgtttctccagaCGGCTCTGGGAGAGACGCCTCCATTTCTACTTCGTCTCTTTCAACCTAAGTGAAATCATAACCAGTAATGTGCCTGCAGGATGTTCGTGGCGTGTATCTCTCTGTGCAATACAACTATTCAAGTGTATGTGCTTATAGCGAAGCGAGATTCGGGGTTTCCTTACGTGTACGGTGCGTGAGTGACGAGTTTCACGTACCCACATTCATCCTACCGGGTATTTCATCGTCCACCGCCGACAGTCACGTATCGTtgtacatacataaatatgtataatatatgcatatatctgtataaatGTAAATTGGAAATGAATGCTGAAGGACTTCCTTCACTGTGGCGTTAAACCCACGCCACCGATACATTCCGCTGCCTGATACGATCGAGGGTGGTGGagctcttctccgtcttccagCTTCCAAATATACTGCATCTTAAAATGAGCGCATGTAAGCTAGTCTTCAACACACCGCTCGTCACGTAACAAGAAGACATCACGTTTGTCGCATTCGGGATAAACAAAGACCTGCGTAATGTTAGTGACTCAAAGTCTCTGAGGAACTCGTAGCTGATTCCAAGTATGTGTTCGGGTGTGGAGTTGTAGGTAGACTGTTCAGGCGTCACTTTCACCGGTACCTCCCTGCGCCTTTTAGTCTTATTACATCTGTATTTACGGCTTTTGCTGTGTTGGTTTGTGTTGCACATCCAGAATGATACTCGGAATTCGGTGCTTACGAAGCGCACTATGATTGGGGGCAAATTTTTTGACAGTCACCGCGACACCCGTTTGCTTCTTGCGATATCCTTTGTGCACGGGCATTTGTTTTTGGATTTTACGCGACGGGTCTATCGCAACACAACGGACAGCCCCTAAGCGCGTAGCCACTTGTTCGTGTGTAAATAGGAAAGTAGATGTGGTGTCCATAACGTTTTGCTTCTATCTATATTGCTATATTCTCTATGCAGACTTTATCACAGGGACTCAGAAGCCGTGGAGCGTTGCGTGGGCTCTCTGGCTTGCAGTTTTCCTCATTTCTGGTGCGGGGACCAGTGCTGCTACCGCTAAAAGCGGAAAATGAGACACACTCAGGGCCACTGATTTACGCAGTCACTGAGATTCAGTGAAAGAAACAGTGGTGTTTGGCATCTTAACACTAGACTTGACAGCTCCCTTGATCAGTGCCCTTGGTCAACATCTGCCATGAAAGACTTGTCTCAATTTCAACTTTGATGCTGAATCGGCGTCTCTCAAAAGCCACGCTGGGAAGTAAACATTGCCTAT
This genomic interval from Toxoplasma gondii ME49 chromosome VIIb, whole genome shotgun sequence contains the following:
- a CDS encoding hypothetical protein (encoded by transcript TGME49_264200~Predicted trans-membrane domain (TMHMM2.0):9-29:35-58), with protein sequence MAACPLLPLFLVDRVLCFFSFICSSSLLPRRSRAVSAYASFALLLFSFPAFIAPHAGIFSVRASTLSVDAFFPSPAHLSQGQVGFSGRPVLFLNKEKTSKTLFPSSIAPHLPPPLVPSAASLSGPLRSRCHFTAPSSASLSFASPSLSAFLSFASCFDRCAFPLHPRPRLHLFPAPAWTSSLRHSRFHGWEKPLLSPSYVPAHAVPVPVRMRFSFRFSSAQPSASHRSSFPSSLYSSPSVSPPESAASASCSLSSSSVSAPPLLTALCPAWPRSASRPAAFFSFDYLCLTSPESARVFARCWERMLTCLLLPIASQSCSSTSSSTSLTPPSYPSHSPPSCESSSCSAASVSPPHLFRCLDSVPRQSIVCVGDGTRHAAEEALHAVFKRLCCHRGKADDTATNEARRGPLEGKNNARESEEETSQNVEGDDRVSGTASQRHGFRGHKLDLNAEETATSERSTNDSRRREGRELDCNFQNVSDETQSASREIQSLFSPWMPSVATAARLAADLPPRPPILSLLCLTSDNDYRGGFSPDAFNERCIHAPEQHTDPLEDVGHVDPWCNYTRAQRVAVSVELPGLRRSVVCCPCWLQTRVVWPTSALASEDLATTFEERKLREVVQLFGAQNVSVSSAPRSCDQPSSGDSPGDSVYIHPNKSSCGDVQKASFHGTVLPSVSSRTRVSLSDHNDVAFSSRTPEEIHPKTRDAPEHGKEGQTAARAVNDVFGGTEAREKEARSETASWTSLPLFRLQRLNIYTTTQRMLALEERQALLATLREALLKREKSAEPADTPRTAAARATVETRKEEKAQASETESGKTEGAGQRQLLEGGRDGIEAQTQEGEEKGEDGQDAKVTVAFVMLASPSAVWSWVANGLPLEHSTLDAPVLPSYTAIHAGAKQIVVDSLPRKKSSSRSSSSSAAASPASPTCSQAPLELSPSAREGSGQPRKAASHLLSTEADLMRLLEECRNSVMEGREAEKRRRKETQKLVALAIGPTTAAAARHAGFAKVVAAAQPGLAGWTETLFRAIENHVEEEKKKRRKVCCEESARCGSEGERDAGHGNRGSRDKDQFQRSNEKVRVLVLLTREEGKNMELVNLLWERGVSVDFAALKDSLKGAATDNGNQEDATQASASSAKSPSSSSPLHSPSLSSSFPPNASTIPLLREPAGEGEVRPVAGDIEGVSATKDGGPGTSLEDKVKENEKDTPTGEEGERHGGVREKRHNIVMKVLEVPLLRTEAFRGVFKREQSILEELLASNVVSAVESHAIGSSPRETPKK